Proteins encoded together in one Streptomyces umbrinus window:
- a CDS encoding TerB family tellurite resistance protein, translating into MLPGRGRNGRFVRAGSMGVSRILGTRTAWTTVGDGEFFCPGCGGDRNYQRLTGRRRFTCLGVPVLPRGETGPVVECAACGHHYSADVLDHPTTTRFSAMLRDAVHTVALAVLAAGGTCARTSLETAASAVRSAGFDDCTEEQLAALVEALAADTGRIFGEPCGPGLAIELHEALDPLAPHLAPGGREAILLQGARIALADGPYTPAERETLSTVGAALTICADDVTRLLTAARTPS; encoded by the coding sequence GTGCTGCCAGGACGGGGACGAAACGGCCGGTTTGTCCGCGCCGGCTCCATGGGCGTTTCGCGCATCCTCGGAACCCGCACGGCGTGGACCACTGTGGGCGACGGCGAGTTCTTCTGCCCCGGCTGCGGAGGCGACCGCAACTACCAGCGCCTCACCGGCCGCCGCCGCTTCACCTGCCTCGGCGTACCGGTCCTCCCGCGCGGCGAGACGGGTCCCGTCGTCGAGTGCGCGGCCTGCGGTCACCACTACAGCGCGGACGTCCTCGACCACCCCACCACGACCCGTTTCTCGGCGATGCTCCGTGACGCCGTCCACACCGTCGCGCTCGCCGTCCTGGCCGCCGGCGGCACCTGCGCCCGTACGTCCCTGGAGACGGCCGCGAGCGCCGTCCGCTCGGCCGGGTTCGACGACTGCACCGAGGAGCAGCTCGCGGCCCTCGTCGAGGCGCTCGCCGCCGACACCGGCCGGATCTTCGGGGAGCCCTGCGGGCCCGGGCTGGCCATAGAGCTCCATGAGGCTCTGGACCCGCTGGCTCCGCACCTGGCCCCTGGCGGCCGCGAGGCCATCCTTCTCCAGGGTGCTCGTATCGCTCTCGCCGACGGGCCGTACACGCCTGCTGAGCGCGAGACGCTCTCGACGGTTGGCGCTGCGCTGACGATCTGTGCGGATGATGTGACGCGGTTGCTCACGGCGGCGCGGACGCCGTCGTGA
- the leuA gene encoding 2-isopropylmalate synthase, with the protein MANRQQPTSMPIHKYRPYDQVDIADRTWPGNRITVAPRWLSTDLRDGNQALIDPMSPARKREMFDLLVKMGYKEIEVGFPASGETDFAFVRSIIEDEDAIPDDVTISVLTQAREDLIERTVESLKGAKRATVHLYNATAPVFRRVVFRGSKDDIKQIAVDGTRLVVEYAEKLLGPETTFGYQYSPEIFTDTELDFALEVCEAVMDVWQPGPGREIILNLPATVERSTPSTHADRFEWMSRNLSRREYVCLSVHPHNDRGTAVAAAELALMAGADRIEGCLFGQGERTGNVDLVTLGMNLFSQGVDPQIDFSDIDEVRRTAEYCNQMEVHPRHPYVGDLVYTSFSGSHQDAIKKGFDAMEADAAAKGVTVDDIEWAVPYLPIDPKDVGRSYEAVIRVNSQSGKGGIAYVLKNDHSLDLPRRMQIEFSKIIQAKTDAEGGEVTGKDIWAVFQDEYLPNAQNPWGRIQVSNGQSTTDRDGVDTLTVEAEVDGTETVLVGTGNGPISAFFHALQGIGIDARLLDYQEHTMSEGASAQAASYIEVAIGDKVLWGIGIDANTTRASLKAVVSAVNRATR; encoded by the coding sequence ATGGCCAATCGCCAGCAGCCCACCTCTATGCCGATCCACAAGTACCGCCCGTACGACCAGGTCGACATCGCCGACCGTACGTGGCCGGGCAACCGGATCACCGTCGCCCCCCGCTGGCTCTCCACCGACCTGCGTGACGGCAACCAGGCCCTGATCGACCCCATGTCGCCCGCGCGCAAGCGCGAGATGTTCGACCTGCTGGTGAAGATGGGCTACAAGGAGATCGAGGTCGGCTTCCCGGCCTCCGGCGAGACCGACTTCGCGTTCGTGCGCTCGATCATCGAGGACGAGGACGCGATCCCGGACGACGTCACCATCTCCGTACTGACCCAGGCCCGCGAGGATCTGATCGAGCGGACCGTGGAGTCGCTGAAGGGCGCCAAGCGCGCCACCGTCCACCTGTACAACGCCACCGCGCCGGTCTTCCGCCGGGTCGTCTTCCGTGGCTCCAAGGACGACATCAAGCAGATCGCCGTCGACGGCACCCGGCTGGTCGTGGAGTACGCGGAGAAGCTGCTGGGCCCGGAGACGACCTTCGGCTACCAGTACAGCCCCGAGATCTTCACGGACACCGAGCTGGACTTCGCCCTGGAGGTCTGCGAGGCCGTCATGGACGTCTGGCAGCCGGGCCCGGGCCGCGAGATCATCCTCAACCTGCCTGCCACGGTGGAGCGTTCGACCCCGTCGACGCACGCGGACCGCTTCGAGTGGATGTCGCGGAACCTGTCCCGCCGTGAGTACGTCTGCCTGTCCGTCCATCCGCACAACGACCGGGGTACGGCCGTCGCGGCGGCCGAGCTGGCGCTGATGGCCGGGGCCGACCGTATCGAGGGCTGTCTGTTCGGGCAGGGCGAGCGGACCGGCAACGTCGACCTGGTCACGCTGGGCATGAACCTGTTCTCCCAGGGTGTGGACCCGCAGATCGACTTCTCGGACATCGACGAGGTGCGGCGCACCGCCGAGTACTGCAACCAGATGGAGGTCCACCCGCGCCATCCGTACGTGGGCGACCTGGTCTACACGTCCTTCTCCGGCTCCCACCAGGACGCCATCAAGAAGGGCTTCGACGCCATGGAGGCCGACGCGGCCGCGAAGGGCGTCACCGTCGACGACATCGAGTGGGCCGTCCCGTATCTGCCGATCGACCCGAAGGACGTCGGGCGTTCGTACGAGGCCGTCATCCGGGTCAACTCGCAGTCCGGCAAGGGCGGTATCGCGTACGTCCTGAAGAACGACCACAGCCTGGACCTGCCGCGCCGGATGCAGATCGAGTTCTCGAAGATCATCCAGGCGAAGACCGACGCCGAGGGCGGCGAGGTCACCGGCAAGGACATCTGGGCGGTCTTCCAGGACGAGTACCTGCCGAACGCCCAGAACCCCTGGGGCCGTATCCAGGTCAGCAACGGCCAGTCCACGACCGACCGTGACGGCGTCGACACGCTCACCGTCGAGGCCGAGGTGGACGGTACCGAGACCGTTCTGGTCGGCACCGGAAACGGCCCGATCTCAGCGTTCTTCCACGCCCTGCAGGGGATCGGGATCGACGCCCGGCTGCTTGACTACCAGGAGCACACGATGAGCGAGGGCGCGTCCGCGCAGGCCGCCTCGTACATCGAGGTCGCGATCGGCGACAAGGTTCTGTGGGGAATCGGCATCGACGCGAATACGACACGCGCCTCACTGAAGGCTGTGGTCTCCGCGGTCAACCGCGCGACCCGATAA